The genomic region TAAATTCAACAACTGCCGCGCATTGGCAGCGCGTTTGCCCAATGTCAGCACAGCAAGTTCCACCTCGGTGCGTAGCGCCAGTACCTGCCGGAATACGTCGCGCCCCTTGGTGGCGGTTTCCGCTATGCCTTGCAGAAAAAAACGCACCCAGTGAATCAGGTCGTTCGATACCCGTACACCCATCAGCGCATCATAATAACTCGCCCGGTTGCGCTCGAAAAAATCCGACAAATACAATGAAGGCTTCTCCAGCAAGCCATGGCTAACCAGATACAAAGGGATCAGCAAGCGGCCAATACGGCCATTGCCATCCAAAAACGGATGGATGGTTTCGAACTGATAATGACTGATCGCCACGCGGATCAAGTGCGGCACCACAATTTCCTCATTGTGCCAGAAGGCTTCCAGATCGCTCATCAAATCCGGCACGCCATCCGGATGGGAAGGAATAAACGCGGCATCCGCCAGACTGGAGCCGCCAATCCAGTTCTGGCTGGTGCGAAACTCGCCCGGCAGCTTATGCTCGCCGCGCACCCCACGCATCAGGATTTCATGCGTTTGTTTCAGCAGCCGGTTTGATAGCGGCAGATGTTTTAATTCAACAACCGCGCTATTCACCGCATCGATGTAATTGCGCACCTCACGCCAGTCATTGCGCTTTTCCGGTTGAATCTGATCTTCCGACATCAGCGCCTCGTCGATACCGGTCTGCGTGCCCTCAATCCGGCTGGAAGTCTGCGCCTCCTTCACCACGTGCATTTCAATAAATAGATCGATATCCGGCACGATCAAAGAAAAAGCGTTCAATTCCCCGAGCGCCCGGTTGGCCGCTTCCAGTAAGGTATTGATGGTGGCATCTTCCCAGATCCACTCATGGTTCACCGGCACCGGTTCGAAACTTTTGTACTGATAACGCTGCCGCCAAGCACCGGCTTTAAATGTTTCAAATTTCATGAGCGATCCTCCATGCCGGGCGGGAACCGGATGTCGAGATGCTCGACGGAAAGCTTTCCGGAGATCAGGCGGGGGAGGAGCTTATCTCTCATTGAGGTGAGGTATTCATTTTTCCGAGTAAAGACTCGTTTCATTTTAAACAGTGAATCTGCTATTTCTACATACCTTTTGATGAGTTGAGCTGGTGGCAGAAAGAACAAATTCGAGTAGGCTTGGTTTCGATTTAGTCCTGGAACTGCTGCATCATTGTTGATGAAGTT from Nitrosomonas ureae harbors:
- a CDS encoding Fic family protein yields the protein MKFETFKAGAWRQRYQYKSFEPVPVNHEWIWEDATINTLLEAANRALGELNAFSLIVPDIDLFIEMHVVKEAQTSSRIEGTQTGIDEALMSEDQIQPEKRNDWREVRNYIDAVNSAVVELKHLPLSNRLLKQTHEILMRGVRGEHKLPGEFRTSQNWIGGSSLADAAFIPSHPDGVPDLMSDLEAFWHNEEIVVPHLIRVAISHYQFETIHPFLDGNGRIGRLLIPLYLVSHGLLEKPSLYLSDFFERNRASYYDALMGVRVSNDLIHWVRFFLQGIAETATKGRDVFRQVLALRTEVELAVLTLGKRAANARQLLNLLYRKPIVTAADIERSLSVSSPTANALIRDFEQLGLLQEITGQQRGRAYVFDRYLSLFTS